A window from Vigna angularis cultivar LongXiaoDou No.4 chromosome 7, ASM1680809v1, whole genome shotgun sequence encodes these proteins:
- the LOC108338718 gene encoding transcription initiation factor TFIID subunit 5 isoform X2: MDEDQIEGCVSGYLKQKGFAQNDDQLQLSKADSSLQPDTLNRSQLERGSARYHNGYGRLRSWAYRSLESYKHELLRVLYPVFVHCFMDLVAKGHLQEAWNFFNTFREDHEMLHSRDLQKLELVLSPTHLEEMEFAHSLRQSKFNIKICRYSYELLLQHLHSMQSTTIIGIINEHISFQVTAGQPSSISDDPEAVTLSGSIHDAVNQINQKEILWGMFEDSVEDHIDKAGALLSGTEKGEGEGKEGDNDESKKRSIDVGKQGNSVKKVKKDKVSSATGKNAKPEANTISAAPRIKPEIPLPTVSTDVELSILDDLRNRVQLSSVALPSVNFYTFVNTHNGLSCSSISHDGSLIVGGFSDSSLKVWDMAKLEQQSTAHFSQGGNDMSQNEQIIGQNSGRRQYTLYQGHSGPVYAATFSAAGDFLLSSSADKTVRLWSTKLNANLVCYKGHNYPIWDVQFSPAGHYFASCSHDRTARIWSMDRTKPLRIMAGHLSDVDCVQWHPNCNYIATGSSDKTVRLWDVQSGECVRVFIGHRSMILSLAMSPDGRYMASGDEDGTIMMWDLSSGCCVTPLVSHTSCVWSLAFSCEGSLLASGSADCTVKFWDVTTGIKVPRNEEKSGNANRLRSLKSLPTKSASVYSLQFSRRNLLFAAGAVAKSGC, encoded by the exons ATGGACGAAGATCAAATAGAAGGTTGTGTGAGTGGGTATCTAAAGCAGAAAGGGTTTGCGCAAAACGATGACCAACTTCAACTTTCCAAAGCCGATTCCTCTCTTCAACCCGACACTCTCAATCGCTCTCA ATTGGAGAGAGGTTCTGCTAGATACCACAACGGGTATGGCAGACTGAGATCATGGGCATATAGGTCACTTGAATCATACAAG CATGAATTACTGCGTGTGCTTTATCCAGTATTCGTCCATTGCTTCATGGATCTTGTGGCAAAAGGGCATCTTCAGGAAG CTTGGAACTTTTTCAATACCTTTCGTGAGGACCATGAAATGTTGCACTCACGAGACCTTCAGAAATTGGAACTAGTTCTTTCTCCTACTCATTTGGAG GAAATGGAATTCGCTCATTCCCTTAGGCAGAGTAAGTTCAACATAAAGATATGTCGG TATTCCTATGAGCTTCTATTGCAACATCTACATAGTATGCAATCCACCACAATAATTGGTATTATCAATGAGCATATTAGCTTCCAAG TTACAGCTGGGCAACCGAGCTCAATTTCTGATGATCCAGAAGCTGTTACCCTCAGTGGAAGCATCCATGATGCAGTAAACCAGATAAATCAGAAAGAAATCCTTTGGGGG ATGTTTGAAGATTCTGTGGAAGACCACATAGATAAGGCTGGGGCCTTGCTTTCAGGCACAGAAAAGGGTGAAGGCGAAGGCAAAGAGGGAGACAATGATGAGAGTAAG AAAAGGTCAATTGATGTAGGAAAGCAAGGTAATTCagtaaaaaaggtaaaaaaggACAAGGTCAGCAGTGCAACAGGGAAAAATGCTAAGCCAGAAGCTAACACTATATCTGCAGCACCTCGCATTAAACCAGAGATACCCTTGCCCACAGT TTCAACTGATGTAGAACTGTCTATCCTAGACGATTTAAGGAATCGTGTACAATTGAGTAGTGTTGCTCTCCCTTCAGTGAACTTCTACACATTTGTAAATACACATAATGG TTTAAGCTGTTCATCAATATCCCACGATGGGTCATTGATTGTTGGAGGATTTTCTGACTCTTCCCTAAAG GTCTGGGATATGGCAAAACTTGAGCAACAATCCACTGCTC ATTTTTCGCAGGGAGGGAATGACATGTCACAGAATGAACAAATTATTGGGCAAAATAGTGGGAGAAGACAGTATACATTGTATCAAGGTCACTCAGGTCCAGTCTATGCCGCCACTTTTAGTGCTGCCGGggattttcttctttcctcttcaGCAGACAAAACAG TTCGACTATGGAGTACAAAGCTTAATGCCAATCTTGTTTGTTACAAGGGTCACAATTACCCTATCTGGGATGTTCAG tttaGTCCTGCAGGGCATTATTTTGCCAGCTGTTCACATGACAGAACTGCCAGGATTTGGTCTATGGACAGAACAAAACCTTTAAGAATAATGGCAGGACATTTGTCCGACGTTGAT TGTGTGCAGTGGCATCCCAACTGCAACTACATTGCTACTGGCTCCAGTGATAAAACAGTTCGACTGTGGGATGTGCAGAGCGGGGAATGTGTTCGGGTTTTCATTGGTCATAGAAGTATGATTTTGTCTTTGGCAATGTCCCCTGATGGTCGCTACATGGCATCTGGTGATGAAGATGGCACAATCATGATGTGGGACCTCTCTAGTGGCTGTTGTGTCACACCTCTTGTCAGTCACACTTCATGTGTCTGGTCACTCGCTTTCAG TTGTGAAGGTTCTCTTCTAGCATCTGGATCTGCTGATTGCACAGTCAAATTTTGGGATGTAACTACGGGTATAAAGGTTCCAAGGAATGAAGAAAA AAGTGGAAATGCTAACAGACTCAGATCATTAAAAAGCCTGCCAACCAAATCTGCTTCAGTTTACTCTCTCCAG TTTTCTCGCAGGAATCTTCTTTTTGCAGCTGGAGCTGTTGCAAAAAGTGGTTGTTAG
- the LOC108338718 gene encoding transcription initiation factor TFIID subunit 5 isoform X1 has product MDEDQIEGCVSGYLKQKGFAQNDDQLQLSKADSSLQPDTLNRSQLERGSARYHNGYGRLRSWAYRSLESYKHELLRVLYPVFVHCFMDLVAKGHLQEAWNFFNTFREDHEMLHSRDLQKLELVLSPTHLEEMEFAHSLRQSKFNIKICRYSYELLLQHLHSMQSTTIIGIINEHISFQVTAGQPSSISDDPEAVTLSGSIHDAVNQINQKEILWGMFEDSVEDHIDKAGALLSGTEKGEGEGKEGDNDESKKRSIDVGKQGNSVKKVKKDKVSSATGKNAKPEANTISAAPRIKPEIPLPTVSTDVELSILDDLRNRVQLSSVALPSVNFYTFVNTHNGLSCSSISHDGSLIVGGFSDSSLKVWDMAKLEQQSTAHFSQGGNDMSQNEQIIGQNSGRRQYTLYQGHSGPVYAATFSAAGDFLLSSSADKTVRLWSTKLNANLVCYKGHNYPIWDVQFSPAGHYFASCSHDRTARIWSMDRTKPLRIMAGHLSDVDCVQWHPNCNYIATGSSDKTVRLWDVQSGECVRVFIGHRSMILSLAMSPDGRYMASGDEDGTIMMWDLSSGCCVTPLVSHTSCVWSLAFSCEGSLLASGSADCTVKFWDVTTGIKVPRNEENRSGNANRLRSLKSLPTKSASVYSLQFSRRNLLFAAGAVAKSGC; this is encoded by the exons ATGGACGAAGATCAAATAGAAGGTTGTGTGAGTGGGTATCTAAAGCAGAAAGGGTTTGCGCAAAACGATGACCAACTTCAACTTTCCAAAGCCGATTCCTCTCTTCAACCCGACACTCTCAATCGCTCTCA ATTGGAGAGAGGTTCTGCTAGATACCACAACGGGTATGGCAGACTGAGATCATGGGCATATAGGTCACTTGAATCATACAAG CATGAATTACTGCGTGTGCTTTATCCAGTATTCGTCCATTGCTTCATGGATCTTGTGGCAAAAGGGCATCTTCAGGAAG CTTGGAACTTTTTCAATACCTTTCGTGAGGACCATGAAATGTTGCACTCACGAGACCTTCAGAAATTGGAACTAGTTCTTTCTCCTACTCATTTGGAG GAAATGGAATTCGCTCATTCCCTTAGGCAGAGTAAGTTCAACATAAAGATATGTCGG TATTCCTATGAGCTTCTATTGCAACATCTACATAGTATGCAATCCACCACAATAATTGGTATTATCAATGAGCATATTAGCTTCCAAG TTACAGCTGGGCAACCGAGCTCAATTTCTGATGATCCAGAAGCTGTTACCCTCAGTGGAAGCATCCATGATGCAGTAAACCAGATAAATCAGAAAGAAATCCTTTGGGGG ATGTTTGAAGATTCTGTGGAAGACCACATAGATAAGGCTGGGGCCTTGCTTTCAGGCACAGAAAAGGGTGAAGGCGAAGGCAAAGAGGGAGACAATGATGAGAGTAAG AAAAGGTCAATTGATGTAGGAAAGCAAGGTAATTCagtaaaaaaggtaaaaaaggACAAGGTCAGCAGTGCAACAGGGAAAAATGCTAAGCCAGAAGCTAACACTATATCTGCAGCACCTCGCATTAAACCAGAGATACCCTTGCCCACAGT TTCAACTGATGTAGAACTGTCTATCCTAGACGATTTAAGGAATCGTGTACAATTGAGTAGTGTTGCTCTCCCTTCAGTGAACTTCTACACATTTGTAAATACACATAATGG TTTAAGCTGTTCATCAATATCCCACGATGGGTCATTGATTGTTGGAGGATTTTCTGACTCTTCCCTAAAG GTCTGGGATATGGCAAAACTTGAGCAACAATCCACTGCTC ATTTTTCGCAGGGAGGGAATGACATGTCACAGAATGAACAAATTATTGGGCAAAATAGTGGGAGAAGACAGTATACATTGTATCAAGGTCACTCAGGTCCAGTCTATGCCGCCACTTTTAGTGCTGCCGGggattttcttctttcctcttcaGCAGACAAAACAG TTCGACTATGGAGTACAAAGCTTAATGCCAATCTTGTTTGTTACAAGGGTCACAATTACCCTATCTGGGATGTTCAG tttaGTCCTGCAGGGCATTATTTTGCCAGCTGTTCACATGACAGAACTGCCAGGATTTGGTCTATGGACAGAACAAAACCTTTAAGAATAATGGCAGGACATTTGTCCGACGTTGAT TGTGTGCAGTGGCATCCCAACTGCAACTACATTGCTACTGGCTCCAGTGATAAAACAGTTCGACTGTGGGATGTGCAGAGCGGGGAATGTGTTCGGGTTTTCATTGGTCATAGAAGTATGATTTTGTCTTTGGCAATGTCCCCTGATGGTCGCTACATGGCATCTGGTGATGAAGATGGCACAATCATGATGTGGGACCTCTCTAGTGGCTGTTGTGTCACACCTCTTGTCAGTCACACTTCATGTGTCTGGTCACTCGCTTTCAG TTGTGAAGGTTCTCTTCTAGCATCTGGATCTGCTGATTGCACAGTCAAATTTTGGGATGTAACTACGGGTATAAAGGTTCCAAGGAATGAAGAAAA TAGAAGTGGAAATGCTAACAGACTCAGATCATTAAAAAGCCTGCCAACCAAATCTGCTTCAGTTTACTCTCTCCAG TTTTCTCGCAGGAATCTTCTTTTTGCAGCTGGAGCTGTTGCAAAAAGTGGTTGTTAG